CCGATCACGCCAGTCGCCCACTCGACGGTCAACCAGCCGTTAAGCGTCAAAGTCGAAGGGTTCAAAGTCAGCCCCTTCGGCCGCAACGTGTTCTCGGGCGTCAGTATTACCCCATAAGAAAATAACCGGATTGCGCAGGGCGAATGCCGCCCTGCTGCAAACGTGCAGCCTTTGATTGGGATTTTTCCTACGGCAAACGTTTGCAATGGCTTGAACGAGTTACACACCAATAGCCGGTTCACCTAAAAAGACCGGCATAAAAAAAGAGAACCAAAGGAGCTTCACCCATGAAACTGAGCAGCAAAGCGCTTCTGGCCCTGGCCATCAGCAGCATCACGGCCACCGCCTACGCAGAACCGGCCAGCCAGGACTTCGTTCCGACGACATTGGCAGGCACCAGTGCGCAAAGCGAAGCCAAGGGTTTTATCGAAGATTTCACTCTGGGCGGCACCACGCGTAACTGGTATTCCCACGAAAGCAAATACCGTGGCGGCACCTTTTCCTACCAGAAGCACGGCGAAACCCGCACCGACCGTAACCGTACCAACTGGGTGCAGGGCACTATCCTTAACGCCAGCTCGGGGTTCACCCAGGGCACTGTCGGTGTCAAGACTGAAGTAGCGGTTTACAACGCGCTGGTCCTGGACCGCAGCAAGCGTGACATCAAAGGCGGCTCCAACCGCACCCTGGCCGACTCCAACGGCGACGCCGTCGACCAATGGAGCAAACTGGGCCTGGCCAACGTGCAGTTCCGCGTATCCAACACCACGTTGACCGCCGGTCGCCAGAATTTCAGCAGCGGCATCGTCGACACCATCGGCAACCGTGCACTGCCTTCAAGCTTTGAAGGTGTGAGCTTCAACAGCGAAGAATTCAGCAACCTGTCGTTCCAGGGCGGCGTGTTTGACCGCGTTTCGCCACGTACCGAGCAGAGCCTGTCGAAATTCCGCAGCGAATACGGCAATGGCGTTGAGACCGACAAAGTCTCCACTCTGGGCGTGAACTATCAGCCGCTGAAAAGCCTGAAAACCAGCTTCTTTGCCGCCAACGTGAAGGACTTCTGGAACCAGTACTACTTCGGCGCTACCCACGAACTGGGCGACGCTCAACAACTGGGGCTGACCACCGGTTTCAACTACTACAAGACGGTCGATGAAGGCAAAAAAGAGATGGGGGAAATCGACAACGATACCTTCTCCCTGTCCCTGGGACTGACTCACCAGGCACACAGCCTGACCTTCGCTTACCAGCAAGTGAACGGTAACGAGTACTTCGACTACCTGCACGAAACCAACGGCATCTACCTGGCCAACTCCCTGACCTCGGACTTCAACGGCCCGAACGAGAAGTCCTTCCAGATCGCCTACGCCATCAACATGGCCGAATACGGCGTGCCAGGCTTGAAGTTCAACGCCTACTCGGCCCGCGGCTGGGACATCGACGGCACCCACTACACCGGCAACAATGGCCGGGCCAAGTTCGCCTACGACGGCATCCAGTCTCAAGACGGCGAGAAGCATCAGGAATACGGTGTAGGCGCCTCTTACGCCCTGCAAAGCGGTCCGCTCAAAGCCACGACCGTGCGCGCGACGTATGTTGAGCACCGTGGCAGCGAGTTCCAGTCCGACGGCAGCATCAAAGAATTCCGTCTGGTCACCACCATCCCATTCAACATTCTTTAATCAGCACCAGGTAGACGGCAGGCTCAGGACGAGCCTGCCGTCCACGTTGTCTGGTCCCATCGATTGCAGAGGGCTCTTAATGAAAATGCTCCCGCTACAAGCTGCCGTTGCCGCCGCGCTGTTAAGCGTGGCCATCGGTGTATCGGCCAAACCCCTGGTGGTCTGCACCGAAGCCAGCCCGGAGGGTTTTGACCCGGTCCTGTACACCACCGCCGTCACCGCTGACGCTGCGGCCGAAACCATGTTCAACCGTCTGGTGGACTTCAAGCCCGGTACTACCGAAGTGGTGCCTGCACTGGCCAAATCCTGGGAAATCAGTGACGACGGCCTGACCTACACCTTCCACTTGCGCGACGACATCAAGTTCCATACCACCGACTACTTCAAACCCACGCGCAACCTGAATGCCGACGACGTACTGTGGAGCTTCCATCGCCAGATGGACCCGAAACACCCTTGGCATAACAAGTCCGCCACCGGGTTCCCCTATTTTGAAAGCATGGGCTTCAAGGAACTGCTCAAAAGCGTCGAGAAGACGGACGACCACACTGTGGTCTTCACGCTGACTCGTCCTGAAGCGCCGTTCCTGGCCGATGTCGCAATGCCCTTTACCGCTATCCACTCCGCCGAATACGCCGACAAACTGCTGGCCGCCGGCAAGACCGATGAGCTGAACAGCAAGCCGATCGGCACCGGCCCGTTCATCTTCAACCGCTACGCCAAGGACGCCCAGGTGCGCTTCAAGGCCAACCCGGAATACTTCCGTGGCAAACCACCGGCCGATCCGCTGATCCTGGCGATTACCACCGACAACAACGTGCGCCTGCAAAAACTCAAGGCCAATGAGTGTCAGATCGCGCTGTATCCCAAGCCCGATGACGTGCCGAGCGTGAAGGCCGACCCGAACCTGAAAGTGGCGGAACTGGCGGCGATGACCACCGCGTACACCGCCCTGAACACCACCCACAAGTACATGAGCGACGCGCGGGTGCGCCAAGCGATCAACATCGCGTTCGACAAGAAAGGCTACAACGAATCCCTGTATGGCAAAGGCAACGCCATCGACGCCACCGGCCCGTACCCGCCGACCCTGCTGGGCTTCAACGATAAGCTGAAGAACCCTGAGCGCGACCTGGACAAGGCCCGCGCCCTGCTCAAGGAAGCCGGCGTGCCGGAAGGCACCGAGTTCACCTTGTTCACCCGTAACGGCGGCGGCCCGACCAACCCCAACCCGATGCTCGGCGCCCAGCGCATGCAGGCGGACCTGGCGCAGATCGGCCTGAAAGTGAACATTAAAGTCATGGAATGGGGCGAGATGCTCAAGCGCGCCAAGGCCGGCGAGCACGATATGGTGTCCGCGGGCTGGGCCGGCGATAACGGTGACCCGGATAACTTCCTCACGCCAAACCTGAGTTGCGATGCAGCGAAAAACGGCGAAAACTACGCCCGCTGGTGTAACAAAGAGTTTCAGGCTTTGATCGACAAGGCCCGCGCTGACGCTGAACCCACTGAGCGCGCCGCACTCTATGAACAAGCCCTGGATGTTTTCGAGAAAGACCAGCCGTGGATTCCAATGGCCTATCCGAAAATGTTTACCGCCATGCGTAAAAACGTCGAAGGCTTTACCCAAAGCCCTCTGACCACTAATAACTTCGCCACCACCCAGGTGAAGTAAATAAGAAAAACGCTCGGCACCGTCGACATGGGCGGTGCCGAACCTGCCTAACCGGCTGATTGAGGTACACAACAAGATGTTTAGTTTTATTGCCCGCCGACTGGGGTTATTGATCCCCACGTTCTTCGGCATCACGTTGCTGACGTTTGCGTTGATACGCATGATTCCCGGCGACCCCGTAGAAGTCATGATGGGCGAACGCCGCGTCGACCCCGAGATGCACGCACAGGCAATGGAACGCCTTGGTCTTAACAAGCCGTTGTATGCGCAATACCTGGACTATGTCGGCAAGCTCGCCCAGGGCGACCTTGGCGAATCCCTGCGCACCCGTACCAGCGTGTGGACCGAGTTCACCGCCCTCTTCCCCGCGACCCTGGAACTGTCCATGGCCGCCCTGTTGTTCGCCGGTATCCTGGGCCTGTTGGCCGGGGTGATCGCGGCACTCAAGCGAGGATCCCTGTTCGACCATGGGGTGATGGGCATCTCCCTGGCGGGGTATTCGATGCCGATCTTCTGGTGGGGCCTGATCCTGATCATGTTCTTCTCGGTGAGCCTGGGCTGGACCCCGGTTTCCGGGCGCATCGACCTGCTCTACGACATCGAGCCGCGCACCGGCTTCATGCTGATCGACACCCTGCTGGCCGACGAGCCGGACGCGTTCTTCGACGCCCTGCACCACCTGATCCTGCCGGCCATCGTGCTCGGCACCATTCCGCTGGCGGTGATCGCGCGGATGACCCGTTCGTCGATGCTCGAAGTGCTGCGCGAAGACTACATCCGCACCGCCAAGGCCAAGGGCCTGTCGCCGACGCGCGTGGTGTTCGTACACGGCCTGCGCAACGCGCTGATCCCGGTATTGACCGTGGTCGGCCTGCAAGTCGGCACCCTGCTGGCCGGCGCGGTCCTGACCGAAACCATCTTCTCGTGGCCCGGCATCGGCAAATGGCTGATCGAAGCCATTGGCGCGCGGGACTACCCGGTGGTGCAGAACGGCATCCTGCTGATCGCCTGCCTGGTGATCCTGGTGAACTTCGTGGTGGATATCCTCTACGGCTTCGCCAACCCACGCATCCGTCACCAGCGCTGAGATCATGACCATGACCACACCTACTCAAGTGTCAGCAGTCGATCAAAGCCTGCTGTACCCGTCCCCGTACAAAGAATTCTGGCAAGCCTTTTCCAAGAACAAAGGCGCGGTGGCCGGCCTGCTGTTCATGTTGCTGATTGTGTTCTGCGCGATCTTCGCCCCGTGGGTTGCGCCGCATAACCCCAGCGAGCAATACCGCGACTTCCTGCTCACCCCGCCGGCGTGGCTGGAAGGCGGGCAGATGCAGTTTCTGCTGGGCACCGACGAACTGGGCCGTGACCTGCTCTCGCGTCTGATCCAGGGTTCGCGCCTGTCATTGCTGATCGGTTTGTCGTCAGTGGTGATGTCGCTGATCCCGGGCATCCTCCTGGGTCTGTTCGCCGGGTTCTTCCCGCGCCTGCTGGGCCCGACCATCATGCGCCTGATGGACATCATGCTGGCGCTGCCGTCGCTGCTGCTGGCCGTGGCTATCGTCGCCATCCTCGGCCCTGGCCTGATCAACACCGTGATCGCTATCGCCATCGTGTCGCTGCCGTCCTACGTGCGTCTGACCCGCGCTGCCGTGATGGGCGAACTGAACCGTGACTACGTGACCGCCGCGCGCCTGGCCGGTGCCGGCCTGCCGCGCCTGATGTTCATCACCGTGCTACCCAACTGCATGGCGCCGCTGATCGTACAGGCCACCCTGAGTTTCTCCTCGGCGATCCTCGATGCCGCGGCCCTGGGCTTCCTCGGCCTTGGCGTACAACCGCCGACCCCGGAGTGGGGCACCATGCTGGCTTCGGCCCGTGACTACATCGAACGCGCCTGGTGGGTGGTGAGCCTGCCTGGTTTGACCATTTTGCTCAGCGTGCTGGCAATCAACTTGATGGGCGACGGCCTGCGCGATGCGCTGGACCCGAAACTCAAGAACGCCGCCTGAGGAGATTCCCATGTCACTGTTAGAAATCAAGAATCTCAACGTACGCTTCGGCGACGCAACCGCCGTGCCGGTGGTCGACGGCCTCGACCTGTCCGTGGACAAAGGCGAAGTACTGGCCATCGTGGGCGAGTCGGGTTCGGGTAAATCCGTGACCATGATGGCGCTGATGGGCCTGATCGAGCACCCCGGTATCGTCACCGCCGATGCGCTGACCTTCGACGGCAAGGACATGCTCAAGCTGAGCAACCGTCAACGTCGCCAGATCGTCGGCAAAGACCTGGCGATGGTGTTCCAGGACCCGATGACCGCGCTCAACCCCAGCTACACCGTGGGTTTCCAGATCGAAGAAGTGCTGCGCCTGCACCTGAAAATGTCCGGCAAACAGGCACGCAAACGCGCGATCGAATTGTTGGAAAAAGTTGAGATCCCAGGCGCCGCCAGCCGTATGGACGCCTATCCGCACCAACTGTCCGGCGGTATGAGCCAGCGCGTGGCCATCGCCATGGCAATTGCCGGCGAGCCGAAACTGCTGATCGCCGACGAACCGACCACCGCGTTGGACGTGACCATCCAGGCGCAGATCATGGACCTGCTGCTGGCCCTGCAAAAAGAGCAGAACATGGGCCTGGTGCTGATCACCCACGACCTCGCCGTGGTGGCCGAAACCGCCCAGCGCGTGTGCGTGATGTACGCCGGCCAGGCCGTGGAAGTCGGCCAGGTGCCGCAACTATTCGACATCCCCGCTCATCCTTACAGCGAAGCGCTGCTCAAGGCGATCCCCGAGCACAGCCTGGGCGCCACGCGCCTGGCAACATTGCCCGGCATCGTGCCTGGCCGCTACGACCGTCCGCAGGGTTGCCTGCTGTCGCCGCGCTGCCCATACGTGCAGGAAACCTGCCGCGCCCAGCGTCCGGGCCTCGATCCAAAAACCAACAGCCTCGCGCGTTGCTTCTACCCCTTGAACCAGGAGGTGGCGTAATGGCCGTCGTTCTTACTGCCCGCGACCTGACCCGTCACTACGAAGTGTCCCGTGGCCTGTTCAAGGGCCACGCCACCGTGCGGGCCCTCAATGGTGTGTCGTTCGAACTGGAAGCCGGCAAGACCCTCGCCGTGGTCGGCGAGTCGGGTTGCGGCAAGTCCACCCTCGCCCGCGCACTCACGCTGATTGAAGAGCCGTCGTCGGGCTCGCTGAAAATCGCCGGCCAGGAAGTCGCCGGTGCCGACAAGGCCCAACGCAAGCAATTGCGCAAAGACGTGCAGATGGTGTTCCAGAGCCCGTATGCCTCGCTGAACCCACGGCAGAAAGTCGGCGACCAACTGGGCGAGCCGCTGCTGATCAACACCAACCTGTCCGCCGCTGAACGCCGCGAGAAAGTGCAGGCGATGATGAAGCAAGTGGGCCTGCGCCCCGAGCATTATCAGCGCTACCCGCACATGTTCTCCGGTGGCCAGCGCCAGCGCATCGCCCTGGCCCGCGCCATGATGCTGCAACCCAAAGTGCTGGTGGCGGATGAACCTACCTCCGCACTGGACGTATCGATCCAGGCCCAGGTGCTCAACCTGTTCATGGACCTGCAGCAGGAGTTCAACACCGCCTACGTGTTCATCTCCCACAACCTGGCGGTGGTGCAGCACGTCGCCGATGACGTGATGGTGATGTACCTCGGTCGCCCGGTGGAAGTCGGCCCCAAGGAAGACATCTACGCACGTCCCCTGCACCCGTACACTCAGGCGCTGCTGTCGGCCACGCCGACCATTCATCCGGATCCGAACAAACCGAAGATCAAAATCGTCGGCGAGTTGCCCAACCCCTTGAACCCGCCGCCGGGTTGCGCGTTCCACAAGCGCTGCCCGTACGCCACCGAGCGCTGCAGCACCGAGGAGCCGCAATTGCGGCCGTTGGATAACCGTCAGGTGGCTTGCCACTATGCGGAGCAGTTCGTCGCCTGAGCGCGCCGGACCGATCAGTAGCAGAGTTTCACAGCCCTTCCCATCAGGTTGCGCATCAGCCTGGCGGGAGGGGCTTTCTTTTTGCGGCGGCTATTTGTTGCCATCGTCATAGGTTTCGCTGTCTTCCCCTTCGTTGTAGGGATTTTCTGCGTCCTCTTTGGGAGCCGGTTGGGCCTGGGGTTGCCAGCTGCCGGAATTGACCTCGTTCTGCTTTTTCTTGGTGACCGGGCCGGTGTCTTTCCACTGAGGCATGCCTGCGTCAGCCAGTGCCGGCAGGGTCGTCAGCCACAGGCAGGCCAGCAACAGCAGGGATATGGCGCGTTGAGCCTTTCGCACGGTGGTCTCCTTTACAGTCGGTGGTTAAACGCTAGACCGGATGCCGGGTTCTCGCCAATTTAACGCCTGGTGGAGAAAAAATGTGGGAGAGTTCTTGCCCCCGATGACTGTGTGTCAGCCAGTACATCCAGGGCTGACACACTGCTATCGGGGGCAAGCCCCCTCCCACATTTGGGCCAAGATGTACTGGCAAATTCGCTACAATTTGGCCCGCTAGCTAATAGCCAATTTCCGCCTGACCAAGTTCCGGTTAGACACAACGCGGTAAAAAAAGTGGGAGGGGGCTTGCCCCCGATGGCTGTGTGTCAGCCAGTACATTCAGGGCTGACACACTGCTATCGGGGGCAAGCCCCCTCCCACATGTTGTTTAGTGGTGCTCACGGGTCGCACGGAATTTCACATCCGGCCAGCGCTCTTCCATCAACGCCAGGTTCACCCGGGTCGGCGCCAGGTAGGTCAGGTGACCACCGCCATCGAGCGCGAGGTTTTCCACGGCCTTGTTGGAGAACTCTTCCAGCTTCTTCTTATCGGCGCATTCGATCCAGCGCGCGGAGTACACGGTGATCGGCTCGTAGGAGCATTCGACCTTGTATTCCTCTTTCAAGCGGCTGGCGACCACATCGAACTGCAGCACACCGACGGCGCCGAGGATGATGTCGTTGCTGCGCTCGGGGAAGAACACCTGGGTGGCGCCCTCTTCCGCCAGTTGCTGCAAGCCTTGGCGCAGTTGCTTGGATTTGAGCGGGTCGCGCAGGCGCACGCGGCGGAACAGTTCCGGGGCGAAGTGCGGGATACCGGTAAAGCCCAGCGCTTCGCCTTCGGTGAAGGTGTCGCCGATCTGGATGGTGCCGTGGTTATGCAGGCCGATGATGTCGCCGGCGTAGGCTTCTTCGAGCTGTTCACGCTCGGAGGAGAAGAACGTCAGGGCGTCGCCGATGCGCACGTCCTTGCCGGTGCGCACGTGGCGCATCTTCATGCCTTTTTCGTATTTGCCGGAGCAGATGCGCATGAACGCGATACGGTCGCGGTGCTTGGGGTCCATGTTCGCCTGGATCTTGAACACGAAGCCGGTGAATTTCTCTTCCACCGGTTCCACGGTACGTTCGTTGGCCACCCGTGGCAGCGGGCGCGGGGCCCAGTCCACCACGGCGTCGAGCACATGGTCGACGCCGAAGTTGCCCAGGGCGGTCCCGAAGAACACTGGGGTCAGCTGGCCGTCGAGGAATTCCTGTTGGTTGAATTCATGGCAGGCGCCCTGCACCAGCTCCAACTGATCGACGAAGCGGTCGTACTCGTCACCCAGGTGGGCGCGGGCTTCGTCGGAGTCGAGCTTCTCGATGATTTTCACATCGGTGCGTTCGTGACCATGGCCGGCGGTGTAGACGATGATGTAATCGTCGGCCAGGTGATACACGCCTTTGAAGTCGCGGTAGCAACCAATCGGCCAGGTGATCGGCGCGGCCTTGATCTTCAATACGGCTTCGATTTCGTCGAGCAGCTCGATCGGGTCGCGGATATCGCGGTCGAGTTTGTTGATAAAGCTGACGATCGGCGTATCGCGCAGCCGGCACACGTCCATCAGCGCGATGGTGCGCGGCTCGACGCCCTTACCGCCGTCCAGCACCATCAGCGCCGAGTCCACCGCGGTGAGGGTGCGGTAGGTGTCTTCGGAGAAGTCTTCGTGGCCCGGGGTGTCGAGCAGGTTGACCATGTGGTCGCGATACGGGAATTGCATGACCGACGTGGTAATGGAGATACCCCGTTGCTTTTCCATTTCCATCCAGTCGGAGGTGGCATGGCGGTCGGATTTGCGCGATTTCACCGTGCCGGCCACTGCGATTGCCTTGCCCATCAGCAAGAGCTTCTCGGTGATGGTGGTTTTACCGGCATCGGGGTGGGAAATAATGGCGAAAGTGCGGCGTTTCGCGACTTCGGCGGCCTGGTGGGTCATGGGAAATCGCCTGGCAGGTGAGTCAAAAAAGGGCGGCGAGTATAGCGCAAACCCAAGGTGACGGACCACCGTTCACCCGATCAGGGGTGGCTAAATGGTGCCAAGTGTGGAACCTTTTAAAAGGTGCAGACGTCCACTCCCCTGCTATCGCACTCGTAACAGGGGCTGAAAAATCAGCAAGTTAGCCTGACGAGGCTGCGCTTATGGCTCGAACTCATACCGCTTTTGACGGTATTGGCGAGCTGCATTTCGCGTTCACTTTCCGCTGACAGCCAGCCATGGCATGCCACGCAGGAATGTGTTCGTCGACAGAAGAAAAAAGGAGTCCGCCTGTGGCTATTCGCTATGGCAAAGGGCTGATAGGAGGTGCGGTTGTCGTCGCGCTCCTGGCCCTGCTGATCCACTGGATCGGCATCAACACGATCGAGTTGTACCGCGACGATTTGTTGTTTTACCTGCAAGCTCACTTAGTTCTCGTTCTAGTCTCCATGCTGGCGGCCCTCGTTGTGGGCATCCCCGCCGGTATCCTGCTCAGTCGACCGCATATGGTCGGGCGCGCAGAACGCTTCATGCAGATCTTCAACATCGGCAACACCGTCCCTCCCCTGGCCGTACTGGCCATCGCCCTCGGCGTCCTCGGCATCGGCAGCGGCCCGGCTATCTTCGCGCTGTTCCTCGCCTCCCTCCTGCCCATCGTGCGCAACACTTACGAAGGCCTGAAAAACGTTCAAGGCTCGCTCAAGGAAGCCGCCACCGGCATCGGCATGACCCCGCGCCAGGTGTTGTTTCGCGTGGAGTTGCCCAACGCCGTGCCGATCATCATCGGCGGCGTGCGCGTCGCGCTGGCGATCAATGTGGGCACCGCGCCCCTGGCGTTTCTGATCGGCGCCAACAGCCTGGGCAGCCTGATCTTTCCCGGCATCGCCCTGAACAACCAGCCGCAACTGCTGCTCGGCGCTGCGTGCACCGCGTTGCTGGCCTTGTTGCTGGACGGTCTGGTGACCATGGCCAGCCGCCTCTGGCTGGAACGCGGGTTGCGTCCGTCTTGAGGCTTGGCAAAGGAATTCACATGAAAAAGCTGACACTGATACTGAGCTGCATCCTGCTGTGCGCAGGGTTTGCGCAAGCCGCCGAAAAACCGGTGATCCGTATCGGCGCGCGGGTGTTCACCGAACAGACCCTGCTCGCCGAAATCACCTCCCAATACCTCAACACCAAAGGCTATGACGCCCGCGTCACCGGCGGCCTGGGCAGCAATCTGGCGCGCAGCGCCCAGGAAAGCGGGCAGTTGGACCTGATCTGGGAATACACCGGTGTGTCGCTGGTGGCCTACAACCATATCGACGAGAAACTCGACAGCGAACAGTCCTACGCTCGGGTCAAGGAACTCGACGCGAAAAAAGGCCTGGTCTGGCTGTCGCCTTCGCGCTTCAGCAATACCTACGCCCTGGCGCTGCCGCAGAAGGTCGCGCAGGAACATCCCGAGATCAACAGCATCAGCGACCTCACCAAGGCGATGGCGGAAAACACCCGGGAACATCGCCTGGTCGCGCTGGACACCGAGTTCGCCAACCGCTCCGACGGTCTGGCCGGCATGGTCAAACTGTATGAGATGAACCTGACCCGCAAGAACACCCGGCAGATGGACGCAGGCCTGGTCTACACCGCGCTGCGTAATGGCCAGGTGTTCGCCGGCCTGGTCTACACCACCGACGGGCGCCTGAACGCCTTCAAATTAAAACTGCTGGCGGACGACAAGCACTACTTCCCGGACTACACCGCCGCACCGGTGGTACGCCAAGCCTACCTGGACGCGCACCCGCAACTGGCCGCCGACCTCAAGCCGCTGGCCGCGCTGTTCGACGACGAAACCATGCGTCAACTCAATGCTCGCGTCGACGTCGACCACGAAAGCCCGTCCGCCGTGGCCGCCGACTTCCTGCGCCAGCATCCGATCAACTAACGAGGAGAAGACATGGAATTCCTGAACGCCTTTTCCCATCTTGATTGGGCCCAAGTCCTGCACCTGACCTGGCAGCACATCACCCTGGTTGGCATCGCAGTCGTTCTGGCAATCGTCGTCGGCGTGCCCCTGGGCGTGCTGATGACGCGCTTCCCGACGCTTGCCGGCCCGCTGCAGGCCAGCGCCACGGTGTTGCTGACCGTGCCGTCCATCGCCCTGTTCGGCCTGCTGCTGCCGTTCTACTCCAAGTTCGGTCAGGGCCTGGGGCCGATGCCGGCAATCACCGCCGTGTTCCTCTACTCCTTGTTGCCGATCATGCGTAACACCTACCTGGCCCTTACCGGCGTGGAACCGGGCATTCGCGAAGCCGCCAAAGGCATCGGCATGACCTTCGGCCAGCGCCTGCGCATGGTCGAGTTGCCGATCGCGGTGCCGGTGATTCTGGCCGGGGTGCGCACCGCGGTGGTGATGAACATCGGTGTGATGACCATCGCCGCCACCATCGGCGCCGGTGGCCTGGGTGTACTGATTCTGGCCTCCATCAGCCGCAGCGACATGTCGATGCTGATCGTCGGCGCCGTGCTGGTCAGCCTGCTGGCCATCTTCGCCGACCTGCTTCTGCAATGGCTGCAACGCTCGCTGACTCCAAAAGGACTACTCAAATGATCGAACTTCAAAACCTGACCAAGACTTTTCAAAGCAACGGCAAAACTGTTTCGGCCGTGAACGATGTGAGCCTGACCGTCAACGAAGGTGAGATTTGCGTATTCCTCGGCCCTTCGGGCTGCGGCAAAAGCACCACGCTGAAGATGATCAATCGCCTGATCAAACCCACCTCGGGCAAGATCCTGATCAACGGCGAAGACACCACCGACCTGGACGAAGTGACCCTGCGCCGTAACATCGGCTACGTGATCCAGCAGATCGGCCTGTTCCCCAACATGACCATCGAAGAAAACATCGTGGTTGTGCCCAAGTTGCTCGGCTGGGACAAGCAGAAATGCCACGACCGCGCCCGCGAGTTGATGAGCATGATCAAGCTCGAACCCAAGCAGTACCTGCACCGCTACCCGCGTGAACTGTCCGGCGGCCAGCAGCAGCGCATCGGGGTGATCCGCGCGCTGGCGGCGGATGCGCCGTTGCTGCTGATGGACGAGCCCTTCGGCGCGGTCGACCCGATCAACCGCGAGATGATCCAGAACGAGTTTTTCGAGATGCAACGGGCGCTGAACAAGACGGTGATCATGGTCAGCCACGACATCGACGAAGCCATCAAGCTGGGCGACAAGATTGCGATTTTCCGCGCCGGCAAGCTGTTGCAGATCGACCACCCGGACACGTTGCTGGCACATCCGGCCGACGAGTTCGTCAGCAACTTCGTGGGCCAGGACAGCACCCTCAAGCGCCTGCTGCTGGTCAAGGCCGAAGACGCGG
The sequence above is drawn from the Pseudomonas quebecensis genome and encodes:
- a CDS encoding OprD family outer membrane porin; amino-acid sequence: MKLSSKALLALAISSITATAYAEPASQDFVPTTLAGTSAQSEAKGFIEDFTLGGTTRNWYSHESKYRGGTFSYQKHGETRTDRNRTNWVQGTILNASSGFTQGTVGVKTEVAVYNALVLDRSKRDIKGGSNRTLADSNGDAVDQWSKLGLANVQFRVSNTTLTAGRQNFSSGIVDTIGNRALPSSFEGVSFNSEEFSNLSFQGGVFDRVSPRTEQSLSKFRSEYGNGVETDKVSTLGVNYQPLKSLKTSFFAANVKDFWNQYYFGATHELGDAQQLGLTTGFNYYKTVDEGKKEMGEIDNDTFSLSLGLTHQAHSLTFAYQQVNGNEYFDYLHETNGIYLANSLTSDFNGPNEKSFQIAYAINMAEYGVPGLKFNAYSARGWDIDGTHYTGNNGRAKFAYDGIQSQDGEKHQEYGVGASYALQSGPLKATTVRATYVEHRGSEFQSDGSIKEFRLVTTIPFNIL
- a CDS encoding ABC transporter substrate-binding protein, with amino-acid sequence MKMLPLQAAVAAALLSVAIGVSAKPLVVCTEASPEGFDPVLYTTAVTADAAAETMFNRLVDFKPGTTEVVPALAKSWEISDDGLTYTFHLRDDIKFHTTDYFKPTRNLNADDVLWSFHRQMDPKHPWHNKSATGFPYFESMGFKELLKSVEKTDDHTVVFTLTRPEAPFLADVAMPFTAIHSAEYADKLLAAGKTDELNSKPIGTGPFIFNRYAKDAQVRFKANPEYFRGKPPADPLILAITTDNNVRLQKLKANECQIALYPKPDDVPSVKADPNLKVAELAAMTTAYTALNTTHKYMSDARVRQAINIAFDKKGYNESLYGKGNAIDATGPYPPTLLGFNDKLKNPERDLDKARALLKEAGVPEGTEFTLFTRNGGGPTNPNPMLGAQRMQADLAQIGLKVNIKVMEWGEMLKRAKAGEHDMVSAGWAGDNGDPDNFLTPNLSCDAAKNGENYARWCNKEFQALIDKARADAEPTERAALYEQALDVFEKDQPWIPMAYPKMFTAMRKNVEGFTQSPLTTNNFATTQVK
- a CDS encoding ABC transporter permease subunit, which gives rise to MFSFIARRLGLLIPTFFGITLLTFALIRMIPGDPVEVMMGERRVDPEMHAQAMERLGLNKPLYAQYLDYVGKLAQGDLGESLRTRTSVWTEFTALFPATLELSMAALLFAGILGLLAGVIAALKRGSLFDHGVMGISLAGYSMPIFWWGLILIMFFSVSLGWTPVSGRIDLLYDIEPRTGFMLIDTLLADEPDAFFDALHHLILPAIVLGTIPLAVIARMTRSSMLEVLREDYIRTAKAKGLSPTRVVFVHGLRNALIPVLTVVGLQVGTLLAGAVLTETIFSWPGIGKWLIEAIGARDYPVVQNGILLIACLVILVNFVVDILYGFANPRIRHQR
- a CDS encoding ABC transporter permease subunit, which translates into the protein MTTPTQVSAVDQSLLYPSPYKEFWQAFSKNKGAVAGLLFMLLIVFCAIFAPWVAPHNPSEQYRDFLLTPPAWLEGGQMQFLLGTDELGRDLLSRLIQGSRLSLLIGLSSVVMSLIPGILLGLFAGFFPRLLGPTIMRLMDIMLALPSLLLAVAIVAILGPGLINTVIAIAIVSLPSYVRLTRAAVMGELNRDYVTAARLAGAGLPRLMFITVLPNCMAPLIVQATLSFSSAILDAAALGFLGLGVQPPTPEWGTMLASARDYIERAWWVVSLPGLTILLSVLAINLMGDGLRDALDPKLKNAA
- a CDS encoding ABC transporter ATP-binding protein, encoding MSLLEIKNLNVRFGDATAVPVVDGLDLSVDKGEVLAIVGESGSGKSVTMMALMGLIEHPGIVTADALTFDGKDMLKLSNRQRRQIVGKDLAMVFQDPMTALNPSYTVGFQIEEVLRLHLKMSGKQARKRAIELLEKVEIPGAASRMDAYPHQLSGGMSQRVAIAMAIAGEPKLLIADEPTTALDVTIQAQIMDLLLALQKEQNMGLVLITHDLAVVAETAQRVCVMYAGQAVEVGQVPQLFDIPAHPYSEALLKAIPEHSLGATRLATLPGIVPGRYDRPQGCLLSPRCPYVQETCRAQRPGLDPKTNSLARCFYPLNQEVA
- a CDS encoding peptide ABC transporter ATP-binding protein, which codes for MAVVLTARDLTRHYEVSRGLFKGHATVRALNGVSFELEAGKTLAVVGESGCGKSTLARALTLIEEPSSGSLKIAGQEVAGADKAQRKQLRKDVQMVFQSPYASLNPRQKVGDQLGEPLLINTNLSAAERREKVQAMMKQVGLRPEHYQRYPHMFSGGQRQRIALARAMMLQPKVLVADEPTSALDVSIQAQVLNLFMDLQQEFNTAYVFISHNLAVVQHVADDVMVMYLGRPVEVGPKEDIYARPLHPYTQALLSATPTIHPDPNKPKIKIVGELPNPLNPPPGCAFHKRCPYATERCSTEEPQLRPLDNRQVACHYAEQFVA